In Nocardioides dokdonensis FR1436, the following are encoded in one genomic region:
- a CDS encoding DUF5709 domain-containing protein, with product MSTGPNDQDDTYGDYSVDESDQLTGEDTLADGDVEDQLDRGYSPPESYSPGQGFGNTPYEEATGESLDQRVAQEVPEPDPYVEAEAEAAREHVGGEVGDERAGRLVDPDEGLGEDMESELVGDDVGIDGAAASAEEAAVHVIPDDTTEA from the coding sequence ATGAGCACCGGACCGAACGACCAGGACGACACCTACGGCGACTACTCCGTCGACGAGAGCGACCAGCTGACCGGCGAGGACACCCTGGCCGACGGTGACGTGGAGGACCAGCTCGACCGCGGCTACTCCCCGCCGGAGAGCTACTCGCCGGGACAGGGCTTCGGCAACACGCCCTACGAGGAGGCCACCGGGGAATCGCTGGACCAGCGGGTCGCCCAGGAGGTCCCCGAGCCCGACCCGTACGTCGAGGCCGAGGCCGAGGCAGCCCGGGAGCACGTCGGCGGCGAGGTCGGTGACGAGCGCGCCGGCCGCCTGGTCGACCCCGACGAGGGGCTGGGCGAGGACATGGAGTCCGAGCTGGTCGGCGACGACGTCGGCATCGACGGGGCAGCCGCGTCGGCCGAGGAGGCCGCGGTGCACGTCATCCCGGACGACACCACCGAGGCCTGA
- a CDS encoding VOC family protein, with product MSEQRARALHHLDLWVGDLDRAIDEWGWLLGEVGWEVDPARSSWTHPDGTYLFIEHSPDQADAVYDRMRPGINHLALSIESRVRLDRIRAESTAHGWHEMYADRYPHAGGDAHVALYLESSEGFEVEVVLGD from the coding sequence ATGAGCGAGCAGCGAGCCCGGGCCCTGCACCACCTCGACCTGTGGGTCGGCGATCTCGACCGAGCCATCGACGAGTGGGGGTGGCTGCTCGGGGAGGTCGGCTGGGAGGTCGACCCGGCACGCTCGTCGTGGACACATCCCGACGGCACGTACCTCTTCATCGAGCACTCCCCCGACCAGGCCGACGCCGTCTACGACCGGATGCGTCCGGGGATCAACCACCTCGCCCTGAGCATCGAGTCGCGGGTCCGGCTGGACCGGATCCGTGCGGAGTCGACCGCCCACGGCTGGCACGAGATGTATGCCGACCGCTACCCGCACGCGGGCGGCGACGCGCACGTGGCGCTCTACCTGGAGAGCTCCGAGGGCTTCGAGGTCGAGGTCGTGCTGGGCGACTGA
- a CDS encoding TIGR03619 family F420-dependent LLM class oxidoreductase: MRFSISTAYLPVHELDALARAADRLGYHALAIPDHVVDLETLSTPYPYTSDGARRWGHEAPWPDPWVLVGALAAVTTRLHFFTSVYVVALRNPFQVAKSVGTAAALSGGRVALGVGTGWCREEFELLGQDFGTRGRRTDEALALLAELWQPGWSEFAGEHYTAPRLVMHPTPPARVPIYVGGLSEVAMRRAARHDGWIGDLYTIDEAAEHARRLAQLREEAGREDADFRFFTALTDAFTPDQFADAHERGVTDVMTMPWAYYHGLDVDLDRKIDGLERFAADVLAPMGADRK; this comes from the coding sequence ATGCGCTTCTCGATCAGCACGGCCTACCTGCCGGTCCACGAGCTCGACGCACTCGCCCGCGCGGCGGACCGGCTGGGCTACCACGCGCTGGCCATCCCCGACCACGTCGTGGACCTGGAGACCCTGAGCACGCCGTACCCGTACACCAGTGACGGCGCCCGCCGCTGGGGGCATGAAGCGCCCTGGCCGGACCCGTGGGTGCTGGTGGGTGCCCTGGCGGCCGTGACCACCCGGCTGCACTTCTTCACCTCGGTCTACGTGGTGGCCCTGCGCAACCCGTTCCAGGTCGCCAAGTCGGTCGGCACCGCCGCCGCCCTGTCCGGAGGCCGGGTGGCCCTCGGGGTGGGCACCGGCTGGTGCCGCGAGGAGTTCGAGCTCCTCGGCCAGGACTTCGGCACCCGGGGGCGGCGTACCGACGAGGCGCTGGCGCTGCTCGCCGAGCTGTGGCAGCCCGGCTGGAGCGAGTTCGCCGGCGAGCACTACACCGCTCCCCGCCTGGTCATGCATCCCACGCCCCCGGCACGGGTGCCGATCTACGTCGGCGGCCTCTCGGAGGTGGCCATGCGTCGTGCCGCCCGCCACGACGGCTGGATCGGCGACCTGTACACGATCGACGAGGCCGCCGAGCATGCCCGCAGGCTGGCGCAGCTGCGCGAGGAGGCCGGGCGCGAGGACGCCGACTTCCGCTTCTTCACCGCCCTCACCGACGCGTTCACGCCCGATCAGTTCGCCGACGCGCACGAGCGCGGCGTGACGGACGTGATGACGATGCCGTGGGCCTACTACCACGGTCTGGACGTGGACCTGGACCGCAAGATCGACGGGCTGGAGCGCTTCGCCGCCGACGTCCTCGCGCCGATGGGCGCGGATCGGAAATAG
- a CDS encoding LapA family protein, with protein sequence MSTSTPTPGDEPTTPPSSGTAPRPDRGTPPAPSGKPAGAKAEDPLRGSRTSGLYAAVVGLGVLLVLLIIFIAQNTDKTTVRFLSFQGETPVAVAMLIATTAGILLTAIAGSLRIIQLRRRTKRDIKSR encoded by the coding sequence TTGAGCACCTCGACCCCCACCCCTGGCGACGAGCCGACCACTCCCCCGAGCAGCGGGACCGCACCCCGCCCGGACCGGGGCACCCCGCCGGCGCCGAGCGGCAAGCCCGCGGGCGCCAAGGCCGAGGATCCCCTGCGCGGGTCCCGCACCAGCGGCCTGTACGCCGCCGTGGTCGGCCTGGGGGTGCTGCTGGTCCTGCTGATCATCTTCATCGCGCAGAACACCGACAAGACCACGGTGCGGTTCCTCAGCTTCCAGGGCGAGACCCCGGTCGCCGTGGCGATGCTGATCGCGACCACGGCCGGCATCCTGCTCACCGCCATCGCCGGCAGCCTGCGCATCATCCAGCTGCGGCGCCGGACGAAGCGGGACATCAAGAGCCGCTGA
- a CDS encoding PucR family transcriptional regulator gives MLVKLEEVLGLPSFRAASARTLTGDPTRVMVRWVHSSEVYEMGALLAGGEVLLTTGLGLHGRSASQLADYVDQVADAGCVGVALELGRSFFEVPPSMLAAAQRRGLVFITLQSVVPFERMVEDFHELILRKKLGSARSGEPLWWDLLAVVVAGEGLRALLDAVSRTAGCVVEYRNVDGRVVERSRISSIESAIDQVAAEVRGAAGPLGMLVLRGRGTRRREAIIARAATAVALELARHPGLGQRPSLAQSVVTDLAAGVLGSRGDVERRLTEAGWLCSEGEHLVVAAIDAGAGLPVLDVIPLVVECLTPVMGPPLIGAVGGEVVAVVRGGRRAPPQAVRASMEGAAGEVRRRLCVETLLTAVAAPVADLADLAGAVAEAREVLRSARRYGVRSGVVMARDVGVQRLLATSTDEGRLTAFVQEQIGALIAHDREHEADLVRTLDRYLDAGLSKTVTARALGIRRQSLYARLARIEKLLGVTLEEPAHLIGMGLALTAWRMRTGLDPQAAFDRSPRSR, from the coding sequence ATGCTCGTGAAGCTCGAAGAGGTCCTCGGGCTGCCCTCGTTCCGCGCGGCGTCGGCACGGACGCTGACCGGGGACCCGACGCGTGTCATGGTGCGCTGGGTGCACTCGTCGGAGGTCTACGAGATGGGTGCCCTGCTGGCGGGCGGGGAGGTGCTCCTGACCACTGGTCTGGGTCTCCACGGCCGCTCCGCCTCGCAGCTGGCGGACTACGTCGACCAGGTGGCTGACGCCGGGTGCGTGGGAGTGGCGCTCGAGCTCGGGCGTTCCTTCTTCGAGGTGCCGCCGTCGATGCTGGCTGCTGCGCAGCGCCGAGGCCTCGTCTTCATCACCCTCCAGTCCGTGGTCCCGTTCGAGCGCATGGTCGAGGACTTCCACGAGCTGATCCTGCGCAAGAAGCTCGGCTCCGCTCGATCGGGGGAGCCCCTCTGGTGGGACCTGTTGGCGGTCGTGGTCGCTGGGGAAGGACTGCGGGCCCTGCTCGACGCGGTCTCGCGCACCGCAGGGTGCGTGGTCGAGTACCGCAACGTCGACGGGCGGGTCGTGGAGCGGAGCCGGATCAGCTCGATCGAGTCCGCGATCGACCAGGTCGCGGCTGAAGTGCGGGGAGCCGCAGGCCCGTTGGGAATGCTCGTGCTGCGTGGTCGCGGGACCCGGCGGCGAGAAGCCATCATCGCGCGGGCTGCGACCGCCGTGGCACTGGAGCTCGCGCGCCATCCGGGTCTGGGCCAGCGTCCGTCCCTGGCCCAGTCCGTCGTGACCGACCTCGCGGCCGGTGTCCTGGGCTCCCGAGGCGACGTGGAACGCCGGCTGACGGAGGCCGGTTGGCTGTGCAGCGAGGGGGAGCACCTGGTCGTCGCGGCGATCGATGCCGGCGCCGGCCTGCCGGTGCTCGATGTGATCCCGCTCGTGGTCGAGTGCCTCACGCCGGTCATGGGCCCACCGCTGATCGGGGCCGTGGGAGGTGAGGTCGTCGCGGTGGTCCGGGGTGGGAGGCGGGCGCCCCCTCAGGCGGTGCGCGCCTCGATGGAGGGGGCTGCCGGAGAGGTCCGGCGACGCCTGTGCGTCGAGACCCTCCTGACTGCGGTGGCTGCACCCGTCGCAGACCTGGCGGACCTCGCCGGTGCCGTGGCCGAAGCCCGGGAGGTGCTGCGATCTGCTCGCCGGTACGGAGTCCGGTCGGGGGTGGTGATGGCCCGCGACGTCGGCGTCCAGCGCCTGCTCGCGACGTCGACGGACGAGGGGCGGCTGACCGCCTTCGTGCAAGAGCAGATCGGGGCGCTCATCGCGCACGACCGTGAGCACGAGGCGGATCTGGTCCGCACGCTGGACCGCTACCTCGACGCGGGGCTGTCGAAGACGGTGACGGCCCGGGCACTGGGCATCCGACGACAGAGCCTCTACGCGCGCCTGGCACGGATCGAGAAGCTGTTGGGCGTCACTCTCGAGGAGCCTGCGCACCTCATCGGCATGGGGCTGGCGCTCACCGCTTGGCGGATGCGCACCGGCCTGGATCCCCAGGCGGCCTTCGACCGGTCTCCCCGGAGCCGATGA
- a CDS encoding nucleoside deaminase, which translates to MSDQRSDHHYLGLALEQAQLGWDEGGVPIGAALVHRGEVLAVGRNRRVQLGSAIRHGETDCIETAGRLPAKVYRESVLYTTLSPCFMCAGTAVLYDIPRIVVGENRSFEASESWLRSRGVTIDVLDDAACHALMQRMMSERPQLWAEDIGEEA; encoded by the coding sequence ATGAGCGACCAACGATCCGACCACCACTACCTGGGACTTGCGCTCGAACAGGCACAGCTGGGGTGGGACGAAGGTGGAGTGCCGATCGGCGCGGCATTGGTGCACCGCGGCGAGGTGCTGGCCGTGGGCAGGAACCGTCGCGTCCAGCTCGGGAGTGCGATCCGCCACGGGGAGACCGACTGCATCGAGACGGCTGGCCGGCTCCCGGCGAAGGTCTACCGCGAGAGCGTGCTCTACACGACTCTCTCGCCCTGCTTCATGTGCGCAGGAACAGCGGTCCTCTACGACATCCCACGCATCGTGGTGGGTGAGAACCGCTCGTTCGAGGCCTCCGAGTCCTGGCTGCGCTCGCGCGGCGTGACGATCGACGTCCTCGACGACGCCGCGTGCCACGCGCTGATGCAGCGCATGATGAGCGAGCGGCCGCAGCTCTGGGCCGAGGACATCGGTGAGGAAGCATGA
- the codB gene encoding cytosine permease, translating into MTTQAKATSERVIDPDYPVTPVPAHARKSFFSLAVVLLGFTIFTPTMLAGAALGTAFNLGDLLLVILLGSLVLGSYVAALGWIGARTGLTTVVMARYSLGTRGAKLASILLGGTQIGWYGVIIGTIGELTAQAFDWESYAARAAVMILTSVLMCVTACYGYRGMYWVSLVSTPLIMLLAVWVVSRSLDEVGGLSGLAAIEPSGSMTLAVAVTTVVGTFVSAGTQAPNWTRFGRSGGQAVWACLIGFLIGNGLMILFGAIGAITFGEGDFVLVLYQLGLVGWGVVLLFGNLWKSNADTAYAFGVAGAELFQKPSKTPFIIGGAVIGTALALAGVHHHLVDYLVLLGIFIPPLGGVIIGDYVARWRAGMPEGTLLPALHGPNLGAYALASLLAWLSDRMEIGIPPVIGIGVAVVATILLGRVRTGAAR; encoded by the coding sequence ATGACGACCCAGGCGAAGGCCACCAGTGAACGGGTGATCGACCCCGACTACCCGGTCACCCCGGTTCCGGCCCATGCCCGGAAGTCGTTCTTCTCGCTCGCCGTGGTCCTGCTCGGCTTCACCATCTTCACCCCGACGATGTTGGCGGGTGCGGCTCTGGGCACCGCCTTCAACCTGGGCGACCTGCTCCTCGTCATCCTGCTCGGCTCCCTCGTGCTGGGCAGCTACGTCGCGGCGCTCGGCTGGATCGGCGCCCGCACGGGACTGACCACCGTGGTGATGGCGCGCTACTCGCTCGGCACCCGAGGGGCCAAGCTCGCCTCCATCCTGCTGGGCGGGACCCAGATCGGCTGGTACGGCGTCATCATCGGCACCATCGGCGAGCTCACCGCCCAGGCCTTCGACTGGGAGTCGTACGCCGCCCGAGCGGCCGTGATGATCCTGACCAGCGTCCTGATGTGCGTCACGGCCTGCTACGGGTACCGGGGCATGTACTGGGTCTCGCTCGTGTCCACCCCCCTGATCATGCTGCTGGCGGTCTGGGTCGTGTCACGCTCGCTCGACGAGGTCGGCGGCCTGTCCGGCCTCGCGGCCATCGAGCCCTCGGGGTCGATGACGCTCGCCGTCGCCGTCACGACCGTGGTGGGGACGTTCGTCTCGGCCGGCACCCAGGCCCCCAACTGGACCAGGTTCGGCCGGTCCGGCGGCCAGGCCGTCTGGGCCTGCCTGATCGGGTTCCTGATCGGCAACGGACTGATGATCCTCTTCGGTGCCATCGGGGCCATCACGTTCGGGGAGGGCGACTTCGTCCTGGTGCTCTACCAGCTCGGTCTGGTCGGCTGGGGCGTGGTGCTCCTGTTCGGGAACCTGTGGAAGAGCAACGCGGACACCGCCTACGCCTTCGGCGTGGCCGGTGCGGAGCTGTTCCAGAAGCCCAGCAAGACGCCGTTCATCATCGGAGGCGCCGTGATCGGCACAGCGCTCGCACTCGCCGGCGTGCACCACCACCTGGTCGACTACCTGGTGCTGCTGGGCATCTTCATCCCGCCGCTGGGTGGCGTCATCATCGGCGACTACGTCGCGCGCTGGCGCGCAGGGATGCCCGAGGGGACCCTCCTGCCGGCCCTGCACGGCCCCAACCTGGGCGCCTACGCCCTCGCGAGCCTGCTGGCCTGGCTCTCCGACAGGATGGAGATCGGCATCCCACCCGTCATCGGCATCGGCGTCGCGGTGGTCGCGACGATCCTGCTCGGCCGGGTGCGCACGGGTGCGGCCCGCTGA
- the guaA gene encoding glutamine-hydrolyzing GMP synthase, giving the protein MTDLSPGTPDHDLVLVVDFGAQYAQLIARRVREARVYSEIVPHHLPVDEILARKPKAIILSGGPSSVYADGAPGIDPSIFTAGVPVFGMCYGFQLMASGLGGTVAPTGAREYGRTAVTVGAQGTLLADVPETHTVWMSHGDAVTAAPEGFAVLAETSVTPVAAFEDLDRRLAGVQWHPEVLHTEHGQEVLERFLVDIAGCRQTWTMLNIVEEQIASIRAQIGERGQAICGLSGGVDSAVAAAIVQRAIGDRLTCVYVDHGLMRSGETEQVERDFVAATGVDLRVVDAEKQFLDALAGVSDPEEKRKIIGREFIRTFEAAEAEVLADAVSGEGGDKVAFLVQGTLYPDVVESGGGAGTSTIKSHHNVGGLPEDLEFELVEPLRTLFKDEVRLVGEQLGLPAEIVHRQPFPGPGLGIRIIGEVTRERLDILRQADAIVREEMTRAGLDRDIWQMPVVLLADVRSVGVQGDGRTYGHPIVLRPVTSEDAMTADWARLPYEVMETISTRITNEVAEVNRVTVDITSKPPGTIEWE; this is encoded by the coding sequence ATGACCGACCTGAGCCCCGGCACCCCCGACCACGACCTCGTCCTGGTCGTCGACTTCGGGGCGCAGTACGCGCAGCTGATCGCGCGCCGCGTGCGCGAGGCCCGCGTCTACTCCGAGATCGTGCCGCACCACCTCCCCGTCGACGAGATCCTGGCCAGGAAGCCGAAGGCGATCATCCTGTCCGGCGGTCCGAGCTCGGTCTACGCGGATGGTGCCCCCGGCATCGACCCGTCCATCTTCACCGCGGGCGTCCCCGTCTTCGGGATGTGCTACGGCTTCCAGCTGATGGCCTCGGGCCTCGGCGGCACCGTCGCGCCCACCGGCGCCCGCGAGTACGGCCGCACCGCGGTCACCGTCGGCGCGCAGGGCACCCTGCTGGCCGACGTGCCCGAGACGCACACGGTGTGGATGTCGCACGGCGACGCCGTCACCGCGGCACCCGAGGGCTTCGCGGTGCTCGCCGAGACGAGCGTGACCCCCGTGGCGGCCTTCGAGGACCTCGACCGGCGTCTCGCGGGCGTGCAGTGGCACCCGGAGGTGTTGCACACCGAGCACGGCCAGGAGGTCCTCGAGCGCTTCCTCGTCGACATCGCTGGCTGCCGCCAGACCTGGACGATGCTCAACATCGTCGAGGAGCAGATCGCCTCGATCCGCGCCCAGATCGGGGAGCGGGGCCAGGCCATCTGCGGTCTCTCCGGAGGCGTCGACTCAGCGGTCGCCGCAGCGATCGTGCAGCGCGCCATCGGCGACCGCCTGACCTGCGTGTACGTCGACCACGGGCTGATGCGCTCCGGTGAGACCGAGCAGGTCGAGCGCGACTTCGTGGCCGCGACCGGGGTCGACCTCCGCGTCGTGGACGCCGAGAAGCAGTTCCTCGACGCGCTCGCCGGGGTCTCGGACCCCGAGGAGAAGCGCAAGATCATCGGCCGCGAGTTCATCCGCACCTTCGAGGCTGCCGAGGCCGAGGTGCTGGCCGACGCCGTCAGTGGCGAGGGCGGCGACAAGGTCGCCTTCCTGGTCCAGGGCACGCTCTACCCCGACGTGGTGGAGTCCGGCGGCGGCGCCGGCACCTCGACCATCAAGTCCCACCACAACGTCGGCGGCCTGCCCGAGGACCTCGAGTTCGAGCTCGTCGAGCCGCTGCGCACGCTGTTCAAGGACGAGGTCCGACTCGTCGGCGAGCAGCTCGGCCTGCCGGCCGAGATCGTGCACCGCCAGCCGTTCCCGGGCCCGGGCCTGGGCATCCGGATCATCGGCGAGGTGACCCGGGAACGGCTCGACATCCTCCGTCAGGCCGACGCCATCGTGCGCGAGGAGATGACGCGGGCCGGCCTGGACCGCGACATCTGGCAGATGCCGGTGGTGCTGCTCGCCGACGTGCGCTCCGTGGGCGTCCAGGGCGACGGACGCACCTACGGCCACCCGATCGTGCTCCGCCCGGTCACCTCCGAGGACGCCATGACCGCCGACTGGGCACGGCTTCCCTACGAGGTGATGGAGACGATCTCGACCCGCATCACCAACGAGGTCGCCGAGGTCAACCGGGTCACCGTCGACATCACCAGCAAGCCCCCGGGCACCATCGAGTGGGAGTGA
- a CDS encoding GMC family oxidoreductase, translated as MSESTYDYDVLVIGSGFGGSVSALRLVEKGYRVGVIEAGARFEDDDFSSGTLDITRYLWAPALGCYGIQRIDAVRDTMIVAGAGVGGGSLVYANTLYEPLQAFYNDPQWSHITDWKSELAPYYDQAKRMLGVVQNPVRTPADDVMEKVAGDMGVADSFHPTPVGVFFGGPEQRPGEQVEDPFFGGVGPTRNACLNCGECMSGCRHNAKNTLVKNYLYLAEQQGARVMPLSTVTRVRARAGGGYDVTIKYTKATRATARSTRTLTAEHVVMAAASLGTQKLLHRMKDEGHLPRLSDRLGFLSRTNSESILGAIAPKSDTTDYSYGVAITSSFHPDADTHVEPVRYGKGFNAMALMQTVLTDGDGDGPRWRAWLKEMWKERREIVNLYDLKHWSERTVIALVMQSLDNSITTYGKRNRVTGHWRMTSRQGHGAPNPTWIPVANDAVRRIAGVLGGTAGGNIGEPFNMPLTAHFIGGCAIGDSPETGVLDPYQRVYGHPGLHVMDGAAITANLGVNPSLTITAQAERAMALWPNKGEPDPRPGLGADYRRVAPVKPLHPVVPESAPGALRLPIVGVS; from the coding sequence ATGAGCGAGAGCACCTACGACTACGACGTGCTGGTCATCGGATCGGGCTTCGGTGGCTCGGTCAGCGCCCTGCGCCTGGTCGAGAAGGGCTACCGGGTCGGTGTCATCGAGGCCGGGGCCCGCTTCGAGGACGACGACTTCTCCTCGGGCACCCTCGACATCACCCGCTACCTCTGGGCGCCCGCCCTCGGCTGCTACGGCATCCAGCGCATCGACGCGGTGCGCGACACGATGATCGTGGCCGGCGCCGGTGTCGGCGGCGGGTCGCTGGTCTACGCCAACACGCTCTACGAGCCGCTGCAGGCCTTCTACAACGACCCCCAGTGGAGCCACATCACGGACTGGAAGTCCGAGCTGGCGCCGTACTACGACCAGGCCAAGCGGATGCTCGGCGTGGTGCAGAACCCGGTTCGCACCCCGGCCGACGACGTCATGGAGAAGGTCGCCGGCGACATGGGCGTGGCCGACTCCTTCCACCCCACCCCGGTGGGCGTCTTCTTCGGCGGGCCGGAGCAACGTCCCGGCGAACAGGTCGAGGACCCCTTCTTCGGTGGGGTCGGCCCGACGCGCAACGCCTGCCTCAACTGCGGTGAGTGCATGTCCGGGTGCCGGCACAACGCCAAGAACACCCTGGTCAAGAACTACCTCTACCTCGCCGAGCAGCAGGGCGCCCGGGTGATGCCGCTGAGCACCGTGACCCGCGTCCGCGCCCGCGCGGGCGGGGGCTACGACGTCACCATCAAGTACACGAAGGCCACGCGCGCCACGGCACGCAGCACCCGCACGCTGACCGCCGAGCACGTCGTGATGGCAGCGGCCTCCCTGGGCACCCAGAAGCTCCTGCACCGGATGAAGGACGAGGGGCACCTGCCTCGCCTGTCCGACCGCCTGGGCTTCCTCTCCCGGACCAACTCCGAGTCGATCCTGGGGGCGATCGCGCCGAAGTCGGACACGACCGACTACTCCTACGGCGTGGCGATCACCTCGAGCTTCCACCCCGACGCCGACACCCACGTCGAGCCGGTGCGCTACGGCAAGGGCTTCAACGCGATGGCACTGATGCAGACGGTCCTGACCGACGGCGACGGTGACGGTCCGCGGTGGCGCGCCTGGTTGAAGGAGATGTGGAAGGAGCGACGCGAGATCGTCAACCTCTACGACCTGAAGCACTGGTCCGAGCGCACCGTCATCGCGCTGGTGATGCAGAGCCTGGACAACTCCATCACCACGTACGGCAAGCGCAACCGGGTCACCGGGCACTGGCGGATGACCTCGCGCCAGGGCCACGGAGCCCCGAACCCGACCTGGATCCCGGTCGCCAACGACGCCGTGCGCCGCATCGCGGGCGTGCTGGGCGGCACCGCGGGCGGCAACATCGGCGAGCCGTTCAACATGCCGCTGACGGCCCACTTCATCGGCGGCTGTGCGATCGGCGACAGCCCGGAGACGGGCGTGCTCGATCCCTACCAGCGCGTCTACGGCCACCCCGGCCTGCACGTGATGGACGGCGCGGCGATCACCGCCAACCTCGGCGTGAACCCGTCGCTGACGATCACCGCCCAGGCCGAGCGGGCGATGGCGCTGTGGCCGAACAAGGGTGAGCCGGACCCCCGTCCGGGCCTGGGGGCGGACTACCGCCGGGTCGCCCCCGTGAAGCCGCTGCACCCCGTCGTCCCGGAGTCCGCTCCAGGGGCGCTGCGGCTGCCGATCGTCGGGGTCAGCTGA
- a CDS encoding succinic semialdehyde dehydrogenase, whose protein sequence is MSAQHPDRPDAPIVDGPHDPEHDPTASYALEPEYVASLTRRVTSTTGRTAEVRTPISGAPLAHVPQSSEADVAEAFAKARRAQAAWSRTSLDHRAAIMMRLHDLVLDRQEEIIDLIVWESGKARKHAFDEPLHIALTARYYARTVHEHLDTRRRPGVVPGLTRIDVNRVPKGVVGIISPWNYPFTMALCDGLPALMAGNAVVAKPDSQTMLSALLGAQLLEEAGFPRDLWQVVAGPGSEVGPQVIGGSDYVCFTGSTATGRRVAAGCAEQLIGCSLELGGKNPLLVLRDADVEKAAEGAVRGSFSNAGQLCVSAERLFVADQVYDRFVERFVARTQAMTLGATLEWGSDMGSLISQAQLETVTAHVEDAVAKGARVLTGGRARPDLGPYVFEPTILEGVTPDMTCFGEETFGPVVSLYRFHDEADAIARANAGEYGLNAAIYSQDGDRARAVARQVTCGTVNINEAFAATFASVDAPMGGMRQSGMGRRQGSEGIHRYTETQSVATQRLVRLAPMLGMSDETYARVMTAQMRLMKKLGRA, encoded by the coding sequence ATGAGCGCCCAGCACCCCGACCGTCCGGACGCCCCGATCGTCGACGGTCCGCACGACCCCGAGCACGACCCGACCGCGTCGTACGCGCTCGAGCCGGAGTACGTCGCCTCCCTGACCCGGCGGGTGACCAGCACGACCGGGCGCACGGCGGAGGTGCGCACCCCGATCAGCGGCGCCCCCCTCGCACACGTCCCGCAGTCCAGCGAGGCCGACGTGGCCGAGGCCTTCGCCAAGGCCCGTCGCGCCCAGGCCGCGTGGTCGCGCACCAGCCTCGACCACCGCGCGGCGATCATGATGCGCCTGCACGACCTGGTGCTCGACCGCCAGGAAGAGATCATCGACCTGATCGTGTGGGAGTCGGGCAAGGCCCGCAAGCACGCCTTCGACGAGCCGCTGCACATCGCGCTGACGGCGCGGTACTACGCACGCACGGTGCACGAGCACCTCGACACCCGGCGCCGGCCCGGGGTGGTCCCGGGCCTGACCCGGATCGACGTGAACCGGGTGCCGAAGGGCGTCGTCGGCATCATCTCGCCGTGGAACTACCCCTTCACCATGGCGCTGTGCGACGGGCTGCCCGCGCTGATGGCCGGCAACGCGGTCGTGGCGAAGCCGGACTCCCAGACCATGCTCTCGGCGCTGCTGGGCGCCCAGCTGCTCGAGGAGGCCGGCTTCCCGCGCGACCTCTGGCAGGTCGTGGCCGGGCCCGGCTCCGAGGTCGGCCCCCAGGTCATCGGCGGGTCGGACTACGTGTGCTTCACCGGTTCCACGGCGACCGGTCGCCGGGTCGCTGCCGGGTGCGCCGAGCAGCTCATCGGGTGCTCGCTCGAGCTCGGCGGCAAGAACCCCCTGCTGGTGCTGCGCGACGCCGACGTCGAGAAGGCGGCCGAGGGTGCGGTGCGGGGCTCGTTCTCCAACGCCGGCCAGCTGTGCGTCTCCGCCGAGCGGCTCTTCGTCGCCGACCAGGTCTACGACCGGTTCGTGGAGCGCTTCGTGGCCCGCACCCAGGCGATGACGCTGGGCGCCACCCTCGAGTGGGGCAGCGACATGGGCTCGCTGATCAGCCAGGCCCAGCTCGAGACCGTCACCGCGCACGTGGAGGACGCCGTCGCCAAGGGCGCCCGCGTGCTCACCGGCGGTCGCGCCCGCCCCGACCTGGGGCCCTACGTCTTCGAGCCCACCATCCTCGAGGGCGTCACGCCGGACATGACCTGCTTCGGCGAGGAGACGTTCGGTCCGGTGGTGTCGCTGTACCGCTTCCACGACGAGGCCGACGCGATCGCGCGGGCCAACGCGGGGGAGTACGGCCTCAACGCAGCGATCTACAGCCAGGACGGCGACCGGGCCCGGGCCGTCGCGCGCCAGGTGACCTGCGGGACGGTCAACATCAACGAGGCGTTCGCCGCCACCTTCGCCTCCGTCGACGCGCCCATGGGCGGCATGCGGCAGTCCGGCATGGGCCGGCGCCAGGGCAGCGAGGGCATCCACCGCTACACCGAGACCCAGTCGGTCGCCACGCAGCGGCTGGTCCGCCTGGCGCCGATGCTGGGCATGTCCGACGAGACCTACGCACGGGTGATGACGGCTCAGATGCGGCTGATGAAGAAGCTGGGAAGGGCCTGA